A genomic stretch from Thermomicrobiales bacterium includes:
- a CDS encoding cupin domain-containing protein has translation MPTNEIVNPRTGQRMLFVHHDAALLQIDTVNPPGPPEPMHVHPHQETSAEVLAGVLHFSIEGQEYVVRAGERIVIPPNVPHNFWNPGPEDAHSLQEARPALRSEEFFRDWFALMDETPPTSDGVKVTPRMIVLISSYGDVLRPTSPPWSIIRVGGLLLRPFVRLRGYRPPSASR, from the coding sequence ATGCCCACCAACGAGATCGTCAATCCCCGCACTGGTCAGCGCATGCTGTTTGTTCATCATGATGCAGCTCTGCTACAGATTGACACGGTCAACCCGCCCGGACCACCGGAGCCGATGCATGTTCACCCACATCAGGAGACATCAGCTGAAGTGTTGGCTGGAGTGCTGCATTTCTCGATTGAAGGACAGGAGTACGTCGTTCGCGCTGGTGAGCGCATCGTCATTCCTCCCAATGTTCCCCACAACTTCTGGAACCCCGGCCCGGAGGACGCCCACTCTCTGCAGGAAGCGCGACCGGCGCTGCGGAGTGAAGAGTTCTTCCGCGACTGGTTTGCGTTGATGGACGAAACACCTCCGACGTCTGACGGCGTGAAAGTAACGCCGAGGATGATCGTTCTCATCAGCAGCTACGGCGATGTGTTGCGTCCGACATCGCCGCCCTGGTCGATCATCCGGGTTGGAGGTCTGTTGCTCCGACCGTTTGTCCGCCTGCGCGGCTATCGGCCACCGTCTGCCAGTCGATGA
- a CDS encoding TetR/AcrR family transcriptional regulator gives MTAERLFAEFGYTTVTMDLIAREAGVAVATVYQHFPARTAIIEAMADAVVAAPDLNVEQVTAEVDPIERFKIGARIISDLNERAWLVNSILRDSRGSDARLAEIWNTWQSRHYNAVRRAVDSLAAAGDLRAGVDTERAADVLYALMGSEVYRALVNERGWTRKQYEEWLFQITSRELLDGPPNDLR, from the coding sequence GTGACTGCTGAGCGGCTATTCGCCGAGTTCGGCTACACGACGGTAACGATGGACTTGATTGCTCGGGAGGCCGGTGTTGCGGTCGCGACTGTCTATCAGCACTTCCCGGCACGAACGGCGATCATCGAAGCTATGGCTGATGCCGTTGTTGCTGCGCCGGATCTGAACGTTGAACAGGTGACAGCCGAGGTCGACCCAATCGAGCGCTTCAAAATCGGAGCACGGATCATCAGTGACCTGAACGAGCGAGCGTGGCTGGTCAACAGCATCTTGCGCGATTCGCGCGGAAGTGACGCAAGGCTGGCAGAGATATGGAACACGTGGCAGTCGCGTCACTACAACGCGGTTCGGCGCGCGGTCGACTCACTGGCTGCTGCTGGCGATCTGCGCGCAGGCGTCGATACTGAGCGGGCTGCCGACGTGCTCTACGCGCTGATGGGCAGCGAAGTGTACCGGGCACTTGTCAACGAACGTGGCTGGACGCGGAAACAGTACGAAGAGTGGCTCTTCCAGATTACCAGCCGCGAACTGCTGGACGGTCCACCAAACGACCTGCGGTAG